From a region of the Alnus glutinosa chromosome 1, dhAlnGlut1.1, whole genome shotgun sequence genome:
- the LOC133870227 gene encoding GCN5-related N-acetyltransferase 1, chloroplastic, whose translation MLLRGIISTPLPSSIRLKTPTRPKTVAISAHAPTDTKTTTNYSISDQALESRGFILRRTIDDLNLDHLNTVFVAVGFPKRDPQKIKLALNHTDSLLWIQYKKTQRPVAFARATGDGVFNAIIWDVVVDPSFQGIGLGKAVMERLLDELSSKGICNIALYSEPRVLGFYRPMGFVADPDGIRGMVYSRKQKKRK comes from the coding sequence ATGCTTCTACGTGGCATAATCTCCACGCCTCTCCCCTCCTCTATCCGCCTCAAAACCCCAACCCGCCCCAAAACCGTCGCCATTTCAGCTCATGCCCCAACCGACACAAAGACCACCACCAACTACTCCATCTCCGACCAAGCCCTGGAGTCCCGAGGCTTCATCCTCCGCCGCACGATCGACGACCTCAACCTCGACCACCTCAACACCGTGTTCGTGGCGGTCGGGTTCCCGAAGCGCGACCCGCAGAAGATAAAGCTCGCTCTCAACCACACCGACTCGCTCTTGTGGATCCAGTACAAGAAGACGCAGAGGCCCGTGGCGTTTGCTAGGGCGACGGGTGACGGCGTCTTCAACGCGATCATATGGGACGTGGTGGTGGACCCCTCCTTCCAGGGGATTGGTTTAGGGAAGGCTGTGATGGAGAGGTTGCTAGACGAGCTGTCATCCAAAGGGATTTGTAATATTGCGCTGTATTCGGAGCCCCGCGTTCTCGGGTTCTATAGGCCCATGGGGTTTGTGGCGGATCCGGATGGGATCCGGGGAATGGTGTACtccagaaaacagaaaaaaaggaaataa
- the LOC133864958 gene encoding protein SOB FIVE-LIKE 1-like: MESPLEEHSGSESGWTMYIGSAIQNENDNKNRDIHGENDGDDDDDGSEDSMASDASSGPSHLELPCGKGEGSGGSTGDIIKHAKDEANSKYSSEKKPHKQKQVKKKDERRVKEDKGQSVFRAESAASQVSSGAKPRKAKMMLKEE, encoded by the coding sequence ATGGAGTCTCCCTTAGAAGAACACAGCGGGAGTGAGTCTGGGTGGACAATGTATATCGGCTCCGCCATACAAAATGAAAACGACAACAAGAACAGAGATATTCATGGTGAAAatgatggtgatgatgatgatgatgggagTGAAGACTCTATGGCTTCAGATGCCTCTTCCGGCCCAAGTCACCTTGAACTTCCATGCGGAAAGGGTGAGGGAAGTGGCGGCAGCACGGGTGATATTATCAAGCATGCAAAAGATGAAGCCAATAGCAAGTATTCCTCAGAAAAGAAGCCACACAAACAGAAACAGGtgaagaaaaaagatgaaagaagagtCAAAGAAGACAAAGGACAATCAGTATTCAGGGCAGAAAGTGCTGCAAGCCAAGTTTCAAGTGGAGCCAAGCCAAGAAAAGCCAAGATGATGCTCAAAGAAGAGTAG
- the LOC133870235 gene encoding uncharacterized protein LOC133870235, with protein sequence MMGLSVQWVLDLVVAGISLVIGLGIFAFTASILCSAAFFHNAKEAS encoded by the coding sequence atgATGGGTTTGAGTGTGCAGTGGGTATTAGACTTGGTGGTAGCAGGTATTTCTTTGGTGATTGGACTGGGTATTTTTGCGTTCACTGCCTCCATTCTTTGCTCTGCTGCTTTTTTCCACAATGCCAAGGAAGCCTCTTAA